One Polaribacter sp. KT25b DNA segment encodes these proteins:
- a CDS encoding enoyl-CoA hydratase/isomerase family protein: MKTTRQNGSLYTSIQKNIAIIEFGHPASNSFPSELLERLTKELNSIAKNDAISVIVLKSEGEKAFCAGASFDELVAISSLKEGKQFFAGFANVINAMRTCGKLIVGRVQGKAVGGGVGLVAACDYVLATENASIKLSEFTIGIGPFVIAPAVKRKVGVAGLSELTLDATNWKNSYWAKDKGLYAKVFETIKELDEEVELLASKLASYNPDALSEMKKVLWENTQNWDELLVERAAISGELVLSEITKKALTKFSKK, translated from the coding sequence ATGAAAACGACAAGACAAAACGGAAGTTTATATACAAGTATTCAAAAAAATATTGCAATTATAGAATTTGGTCATCCAGCAAGTAATTCTTTTCCGAGTGAATTGTTAGAAAGGCTCACAAAAGAACTAAATTCAATTGCTAAAAATGATGCAATTTCTGTAATTGTTTTAAAATCTGAAGGAGAAAAAGCATTTTGTGCTGGTGCTTCTTTTGATGAATTAGTTGCTATTTCTAGTTTAAAAGAAGGGAAACAATTTTTTGCAGGTTTTGCAAATGTGATAAATGCCATGAGAACTTGTGGTAAGTTGATTGTTGGGCGAGTTCAAGGAAAAGCAGTTGGAGGAGGAGTTGGTTTAGTGGCTGCTTGCGATTATGTTTTGGCAACAGAAAATGCATCTATAAAATTATCAGAATTTACAATTGGTATTGGTCCTTTTGTAATTGCACCTGCTGTAAAACGTAAAGTTGGCGTTGCAGGTTTATCAGAATTAACGTTAGATGCCACAAATTGGAAAAATTCGTATTGGGCAAAAGACAAAGGTTTGTATGCTAAAGTTTTTGAAACCATTAAAGAGTTAGATGAAGAAGTAGAACTTTTAGCATCAAAATTAGCTTCTTATAATCCAGATGCTTTATCAGAAATGAAAAAAGTTTTATGGGAAAATACTCAAAATTGGGATGAATTATTAGTAGAAAGAGCTGCAATTTCTGGTGAATTAGTTTTATCAGAAATTACAAAAAAAGCATTGACTAAATTTTCTAAGAAGTAA
- a CDS encoding SemiSWEET family sugar transporter, protein MINLHEIIGLVAAVLTTASFLPQVFKTHKTKNTSGLSLTIYIVFFIGVVLWSIYGFYINSLSVILANSITAILALYLIFMKLKYK, encoded by the coding sequence GTGATTAATCTTCATGAAATTATTGGTTTAGTTGCTGCTGTACTTACAACAGCATCATTTTTGCCGCAAGTTTTTAAAACACACAAGACCAAAAATACCTCTGGACTTTCTTTAACCATATATATTGTCTTTTTTATTGGGGTGGTTTTGTGGTCAATTTATGGTTTTTATATAAACAGTTTATCAGTAATTTTAGCAAATTCTATTACAGCAATTTTAGCTTTATATTTAATTTTTATGAAGTTAAAATATAAATAA
- a CDS encoding class I tRNA ligase family protein: protein MQYNHQDIEKKWQKFWAENQTFKASNESEKPKYYVLDMFPYPSGAGLHVGHPLGYIASDIYARYKRHKGFNVLHPQGYDSFGLPAEQYAIQTGQHPAKTTEENVATYRRQLDNIGFSFDWSREVRTSNPEYYKWTQWIFIQLFNSWYNKDSDKAEDISELEKTFKKEGNATVNAVSDEEITIFSADEWKAFSKAEQEEILLQYRLTFLSDTEVNWCPALGTVLANDEIVNGVSERGSHPVVRKKMKQWSMRISAYAQRLLDGLEKIDWPQPLKDSQTNWIGRSQGAMVTFKVEENTTKSNSEVKLSYKELEALKELRQNLSKAETTLWDELKNKKGASKFRKKYTIGTFMVDYVCVAKNLIVEFVGKEDEEERTAFFHKEGFNVIRFTNEEVLQNVVKVVSEINFAIQFPKVIDKSAEKETEVKVENQYKIDVFTTRPDTIYGVSFMTLAPEHELVSKITTDAQKAEVEAYVTATAKRSERDRMADVKTISGAFTGAYAIHPFSGEKVQIWIGDYVLASYGTGAVMAVPCGDQRDYDFAKHFNIPIPNIFEGVDISEAAHADKDGTVITNSDFLSGLKYKKALKLAIYEMEKRGFGYGKINYRLRDAVFSRQRYWGEPFPVYYKDGMPQMIDEKHLPIVLPEVEKYLPTEDGKPPLGNATEWAWDSRGKKVVSNEKLKNKTVYPLELNTMPGWAGSSWYFNRYMDATNSTEFASKESLEYWKEVDLYIGGSEHATGHLLYARFWQKFLFDKGIVPVDEFAKKLINQGMILGTSAFVYRSTAFVKNGCGCADEKSLDDVLEKIPTVIVSKNLFNSDDEFETVVKNYLLDNKFLDPNFADLVMITKTAIHSDVSLVNASDELDVDGFKNHPLNADYKNAEFVLEEGVYKVGREVEKMSKSKYNVVNPDAICEQYGADSLRLFEMFLGPLEQAKPWKTSGISGVSSFLKKLWKLYFNGEILEVSDAEPTKAELKTLHKTIKKVEDDIENFSFNTSVSTFMIAVNELTALKCNKRTILEPLTVLVSPYAPHIAEELWSLLGKDESISTADFPVFEPKHLVESAKNYPISFNGKMRFTLELPLDMSKDEIEKTVMAHEKTIAQLDGRTPKKVIIVPGKIVNIVG, encoded by the coding sequence ATATAGAAAAGAAATGGCAAAAATTTTGGGCAGAAAACCAAACTTTTAAAGCCAGTAATGAATCGGAGAAGCCTAAATATTATGTGTTAGATATGTTTCCTTATCCTTCTGGAGCAGGTTTACATGTTGGGCATCCTTTAGGTTATATTGCAAGTGATATTTATGCACGTTACAAACGTCATAAAGGGTTTAACGTATTGCATCCGCAAGGATATGATTCTTTTGGATTGCCGGCAGAACAATATGCAATACAAACTGGTCAGCATCCAGCAAAAACCACAGAAGAAAACGTTGCAACGTATAGAAGACAATTAGATAATATTGGTTTTTCTTTTGATTGGAGCAGAGAAGTAAGAACTTCAAATCCTGAATATTATAAATGGACTCAGTGGATTTTTATCCAACTATTTAATTCATGGTATAATAAAGATTCAGACAAAGCAGAAGATATTTCTGAGTTAGAAAAAACCTTTAAAAAAGAAGGAAATGCAACAGTAAATGCAGTTTCAGATGAAGAAATTACTATTTTTTCTGCAGATGAATGGAAAGCATTTTCTAAAGCAGAACAAGAAGAAATATTATTACAATATCGTTTAACATTTTTATCAGATACAGAAGTAAACTGGTGTCCTGCTTTAGGTACCGTTTTAGCAAATGATGAAATTGTAAACGGAGTTTCAGAACGTGGAAGTCATCCTGTTGTTCGTAAAAAGATGAAACAATGGTCTATGCGTATTTCTGCATACGCACAACGTTTGTTAGATGGATTAGAAAAAATTGATTGGCCACAACCTTTAAAAGATTCTCAAACCAATTGGATTGGGCGTTCTCAAGGAGCAATGGTAACTTTTAAAGTAGAAGAAAATACTACAAAATCAAATTCTGAAGTAAAGTTATCTTATAAAGAATTAGAAGCATTAAAAGAATTACGTCAAAATTTATCGAAAGCAGAAACAACACTTTGGGATGAATTAAAGAATAAAAAAGGAGCATCAAAATTTAGAAAAAAGTACACTATTGGTACTTTTATGGTAGATTATGTGTGTGTTGCTAAGAATTTAATTGTTGAATTCGTTGGTAAAGAAGATGAGGAAGAAAGAACCGCATTTTTTCATAAAGAAGGATTTAATGTAATTCGTTTTACTAATGAAGAAGTTTTACAAAATGTTGTAAAAGTAGTTTCAGAAATTAATTTTGCGATTCAATTTCCAAAAGTAATTGATAAATCAGCAGAAAAAGAGACTGAAGTAAAAGTTGAAAATCAATATAAAATTGATGTTTTTACAACAAGACCAGATACAATTTACGGAGTAAGTTTTATGACTTTAGCTCCAGAGCACGAATTGGTTTCTAAGATAACAACAGATGCTCAAAAAGCAGAAGTTGAGGCTTACGTTACAGCTACAGCAAAACGTTCTGAAAGAGATAGAATGGCAGATGTAAAAACCATTTCTGGTGCTTTTACAGGTGCTTATGCAATTCATCCTTTTTCTGGTGAAAAAGTTCAAATTTGGATTGGAGATTACGTTTTAGCAAGTTATGGTACAGGAGCAGTTATGGCAGTTCCTTGTGGAGATCAACGTGATTATGATTTTGCAAAACACTTTAACATTCCAATTCCTAATATTTTTGAAGGTGTAGATATTTCTGAAGCTGCTCATGCAGATAAAGACGGAACTGTAATTACAAATTCAGATTTTTTATCAGGATTAAAATATAAGAAAGCATTAAAATTAGCCATTTATGAAATGGAAAAACGTGGTTTTGGTTATGGTAAAATAAACTATAGATTACGTGATGCAGTTTTTAGCAGACAACGTTATTGGGGAGAACCATTTCCAGTTTATTATAAAGACGGAATGCCTCAAATGATTGATGAGAAACATTTACCAATTGTGTTGCCAGAAGTAGAAAAATATTTACCAACTGAAGATGGAAAACCACCTTTAGGAAATGCAACAGAATGGGCTTGGGATTCTCGTGGAAAGAAAGTTGTTTCTAACGAAAAGTTAAAAAACAAAACGGTTTATCCTTTAGAATTAAACACAATGCCTGGGTGGGCAGGAAGTTCTTGGTATTTTAATAGATATATGGATGCTACAAATTCTACTGAATTTGCAAGTAAAGAATCTTTAGAATATTGGAAAGAAGTAGATTTATATATTGGTGGATCTGAACACGCAACAGGACATTTATTATATGCTCGTTTTTGGCAAAAGTTCTTGTTCGATAAAGGAATTGTTCCTGTAGATGAGTTTGCAAAAAAACTGATTAATCAAGGAATGATTTTAGGAACTTCTGCTTTTGTATACAGATCAACTGCTTTTGTTAAAAATGGTTGTGGTTGTGCAGATGAAAAATCTTTGGATGATGTTTTAGAAAAGATACCTACAGTAATTGTTTCTAAAAATTTATTTAATTCTGATGATGAGTTTGAAACTGTTGTAAAAAATTACTTACTAGATAATAAGTTTTTAGATCCTAATTTTGCAGATTTGGTAATGATTACTAAAACAGCGATTCATTCTGATGTTTCTTTAGTAAACGCTTCTGATGAATTAGATGTTGATGGATTTAAAAATCATCCTTTAAATGCAGATTACAAAAATGCTGAATTTGTTTTAGAAGAAGGAGTTTATAAAGTTGGACGTGAGGTTGAAAAAATGTCTAAGTCTAAATACAATGTTGTAAATCCAGATGCTATTTGTGAACAATATGGAGCAGATAGTTTACGTTTATTCGAAATGTTTTTAGGACCTTTAGAACAAGCAAAACCTTGGAAAACTTCAGGTATTTCTGGAGTTTCTTCATTCTTAAAGAAATTATGGAAACTATATTTTAATGGTGAAATATTAGAAGTTTCTGATGCAGAACCAACAAAAGCGGAGTTAAAAACATTACACAAAACAATTAAAAAAGTAGAAGATGATATAGAGAATTTCTCTTTTAATACATCTGTTTCTACATTTATGATTGCTGTAAATGAGTTAACTGCTTTAAAATGTAATAAACGTACAATTTTAGAACCTTTAACAGTTTTAGTTTCTCCTTATGCACCTCATATTGCAGAAGAATTATGGAGTTTATTAGGAAAAGATGAGTCAATTTCTACTGCAGATTTCCCAGTATTTGAGCCAAAACATTTAGTTGAAAGTGCTAAAAATTATCCTATTTCTTTTAACGGAAAAATGCGTTTTACGCTAGAACTTCCTTTAGATATGTCTAAAGATGAAATAGAAAAAACTGTAATGGCACATGAAAAAACAATTGCTCAATTAGATGGTAGAACTCCTAAAAAAGTAATTATTGTTCCAGGTAAAATTGTAAATATTGTAGGCTAA